The Campylobacter sp. CNRCH_2014_0184h genome has a window encoding:
- a CDS encoding tRNA dihydrouridine synthase, which translates to MIDFSKKPLFLAPMAGFSDLPLRNLVKQFGADVTISEMISSNALVYESSKTLKMLEKAELENPYIVQIAGSDESVICKAVEILNRFDFIDGIDFNCGCPVNKVIKQCAGSALLQDLDKLQRILELIKKTSNKKLTSVKVRLGFDKKDPVAIAKACENAGVDFISMHGRTRKQMYSGNADYEAIALAKENIKIPLVANGDISEDNAKEVFKITNCDALMIGRASVGKPWIFYEIKTGKKIEKAMKNKIICTHFEEMLKHYKEQGISIFRKHLHEYSKGYDDASNFRDCVNRINDAEIMRKYIQEFFDKE; encoded by the coding sequence ATGATAGATTTTAGTAAAAAGCCTTTATTTTTAGCTCCTATGGCAGGTTTTTCAGACTTGCCTTTGAGAAATTTAGTTAAACAATTTGGGGCTGATGTAACCATTAGTGAAATGATAAGTTCTAATGCCTTAGTTTATGAGAGCTCAAAAACTCTTAAAATGCTAGAAAAAGCCGAACTTGAAAATCCTTACATAGTTCAAATTGCAGGCTCAGATGAAAGTGTAATTTGCAAAGCAGTAGAAATTTTAAATCGTTTTGATTTTATAGATGGGATTGATTTTAATTGTGGTTGTCCTGTAAATAAGGTTATAAAACAATGTGCAGGTAGTGCTCTTTTACAAGATCTTGATAAATTACAAAGAATTTTAGAACTTATCAAAAAAACAAGTAACAAAAAATTAACTAGTGTCAAAGTAAGATTAGGATTTGATAAAAAAGATCCCGTCGCCATCGCTAAAGCGTGTGAAAATGCTGGAGTAGATTTTATCAGTATGCATGGTCGCACTAGAAAACAAATGTATAGTGGAAATGCTGATTATGAAGCCATAGCTTTAGCCAAAGAAAATATCAAAATTCCTTTAGTTGCAAATGGTGATATTAGTGAAGATAATGCCAAAGAAGTATTTAAAATAACAAATTGTGATGCTTTGATGATAGGGCGTGCAAGCGTAGGAAAACCTTGGATATTTTATGAAATAAAAACTGGTAAAAAAATCGAAAAGGCTATGAAAAATAAAATCATTTGTACACATTTTGAAGAAATGTTAAAGCATTATAAAGAACAAGGTATAAGCATCTTTAGAAAACACTTACATGAGTATTCTAAGGGCTATGATGATGCTTCTAATTTTAGAGATTGTGTTAATCGCATTAATGATGCAGAAATTATGCGAAAATATATTCAAGAATTTTTCGATAAGGAATGA
- the dksA gene encoding RNA polymerase-binding protein DksA, which produces MQELNLEEFKNILLQRQKEILQELQGNIDNIHNLQDSEPRDEVDLQQIDNSSHIDLKINENLKAELEEIKHSLSKIDNNTYGICEYCEDDIHPERLKVKPHAKYCINCRENLEKRKEL; this is translated from the coding sequence ATGCAAGAATTAAATCTTGAAGAATTTAAAAATATATTACTTCAAAGACAAAAAGAAATTTTACAAGAACTTCAAGGCAATATAGACAATATCCATAATCTACAAGATAGTGAACCTAGAGATGAAGTTGATTTACAACAAATTGACAATAGCTCTCATATCGACCTTAAAATCAATGAAAATTTAAAAGCTGAGCTAGAAGAAATTAAACATTCATTAAGCAAAATAGATAACAATACTTATGGTATTTGTGAGTATTGTGAAGATGATATTCATCCTGAAAGACTTAAGGTTAAACCTCACGCAAAATATTGCATAAATTGTCGTGAAAATTTAGAAAAAAGGAAAGAGCTATGA
- the recO gene encoding recombination protein RecO — MQGYILHTQSVKDEDLIVYLLSTKKVIKSYRFYGMRHSNILSGYKIDFELEESSRFLPRLKDVLHIGFSWILDRERMFFWQEFIRLFYLHLKDVEEIDSFYFELLEDCAKRFEKQDCKRVIVDAYLKILDFEGRLHKSFVCFYCDEYIQKNVVLVRAFLPAHKKCAFGYEFNAKDLVKLYRSFNSSHFSDEYIDNLYKIIKEGF; from the coding sequence TTTATCTTTTAAGTACTAAAAAAGTTATTAAAAGTTATAGATTTTATGGCATGCGTCATTCTAATATACTAAGTGGGTATAAGATTGATTTTGAGCTTGAAGAAAGTTCGAGATTTTTACCACGTTTAAAAGATGTTTTACATATTGGTTTTTCTTGGATTTTAGATAGAGAGAGAATGTTTTTTTGGCAGGAATTTATTAGACTTTTTTATTTACATTTAAAAGATGTTGAAGAAATTGATAGTTTTTACTTTGAACTTTTAGAAGACTGTGCTAAGCGTTTTGAAAAGCAAGATTGCAAACGTGTTATAGTGGATGCTTATTTAAAAATTTTAGATTTTGAAGGGCGTTTGCATAAAAGTTTTGTATGTTTTTATTGTGATGAGTATATTCAAAAAAATGTTGTACTAGTAAGAGCTTTTTTGCCCGCTCATAAAAAATGTGCTTTTGGTTATGAGTTTAATGCTAAAGATCTTGTAAAATTATATAGGAGTTTTAATTCATCGCATTTTAGCGATGAATATATTGATAATTTATATAAAATTATCAAAGAGGGTTTTTAA